One part of the Fusarium oxysporum f. sp. lycopersici 4287 supercont2.94 genomic scaffold, whole genome shotgun sequence genome encodes these proteins:
- a CDS encoding uncharacterized protein (At least one base has a quality score < 10), with translation MGRRPLTEGQKAEKAARRRERERQQRLVARQAKQIEDAETHIVSQSFPETILEDPVVSSMSLHLSIRNDGQPSSRTDPLPIDRQPPLHATRSRRRSPRLASEPPLTIDESIILADGAFHRPDTTARLRAPVRPISEQIPADTICVATPYSANIGYREAAETNEDEETSAAETPDSRTPLQSEQIAATPVSRYEVDHIVSPCSQTRLRVQRYRDRRHATRLQQIFQEATECQDLPFTHELSALSLRDDATPSLSLPADIPDNEPRPSSVPAPESEPEFDIETSVLPLSSSALSNVNLLTEDEEDNRSEASVLEDDAASQPMTPSLTSPSSSRHHSSSSSSQSRGSLLLSRSNSSVWSDLSGLPSDEPEDLILSDFLQAISNQDTAGGPDFLRAQSGVYDRVLRKFFNHQPEFARACRAGKHPHPPGTYRYGLLTTGEAIVFLKVDLDEPETLYYHLAEPGPEVSAHPNNVHICTAVGQYLAFTLMALGSPGERRGNRQEERLKAMKNLKTWAEDFESTLRSIPENERSASSDYSPGHEPTTYKDVNRSPALLRKRTRRTAACQAGEGSLRKDDRQEPSDDESAPRPPDTPTPSGRNTRQGTRRSQRLALLALRPRGGGGGEQGRQDYCTQKCLVGMVKGGFLDPKCPNVALHGKSCAPAARARHPVDHKEWLRLLWKQLKQSLDDGIRPLGEGGARGVVFQVTLLAHGYTFVSKGTVRAFIKDLEHEAAVYERLKPIQGVHVPVFLGAIDLGSMNKTYYYDHRAYVVHMTFLSWGGCSIDRAQRIGDTDRPLEDEAIRSLRAMHREGVVHKDVRLANMLFNPETNRVMVIDFERALLLKPPRRPLAQLVPNKRAWKSETMMDAKKVTGDSSRRSQPSQKLFRGYLVGKDGVLGVEC, from the exons ATGGGTCGTCGTCCATTAACAGAAGGCCAAAAGGCAGAAAAGGCCGCTCGTAGGCGAGAACGAGAGCGACAGCAGCGTCTGGTAGCCCGCCAGGCTAAACAGATAGAAGATGCCGAGACCCATATAGTCAGCCAATCGTTCCCGGAAACAATCCTGGAGGATCCAGTTGTTTCAAGCATGTCTCTCCATCTTTCCATCC GTAATGATGGCCAGCCGTCTAGCCGAACCGACCCACTCCCAATTGACAGACAGCCGCCGTTGCACGCCACTCGCTCGCGTCGCCGAAGCCCACGTCTCGCTAGTGAACCGCCCTTGACGATTGACGAATCAATCATCTTAGCGGATGGGGCATTTCACAGACCGGATACAACCGCGCGACTGCGAGCACCCGTGCGACCGATTAGCGAACAAATACCTGCCGATACAATCTGTGTTGCGACGCCATACTCTGCAAACATAGGCTACCGGGAAGCAGCCGAAACTaacgaggatgaagagaccTCTGCAGCGGAAACCCCAGACTCTAGGACACCTTTGCAAAGTGAACAAATAGCTGCGACGCCCGTCAGCCGTTACGAGGTAGACCATATCGTATCACCCTGCTCGCAGACACGTCTCCGTGTCCAACGATACCGCGATCGACGGCATGCTACAAGATTACAACAAATCTTCCAAGAAGCTACAGAATGTCAAGATCTACCATTCACTCATGAGCTCTCTGCTTTGAGCCTTCGAGACGATGCGACACCGTCCTTGTCCCTGCCTGCTGATATACCGGACAACGAGCCCAGACCCTCGTCGGTGCCGGCACCTGAGTCTGAGCCGGAGTTTGATATCGAAACAAGCGTCCTACCCTTGTCATCTTCAGCCCTGTCTAATGTTAATCTCTTaacagaagacgaagaggataACAGGTCCGAGGCCTCCGTATTGGAGGATGATGCCGCATCACAACCGATGACACCATCGTTAACATCACCTAGCTCTAGTCGACACCATagctcctcatcatcatcccaaTCGAGAGGTAGCCTTCTTTTGTCGAGGTCGAACTCATCTGTGTGGTCGGATCTATCTGGATTACCCTCGGATGAGCCCGAGGATTTGATCCTTAGCGATTTCCTCCAGGCGATTTCCAACCAGGATACGGCTGGCGGTCCTGATTTCTTACGTGCACAAAGCGGCGTTTATGATCGTGTGCTCCGAAAATTCTTTAACCACCA GCCCGAGTTCGCACGAGCGTGCCGAGCCGGAAAACACCCACACCCTCCAGGAACATACCGGTATGGTCTTCTTACTACTGGCGAGGCCATCGTGTTTCTCAAGGTTGACTTGGACGAACCTGAGACGCTGTACTATCACCTAGCAGAGCCTGGTCCGGAGGTGTCGGCACATCCAAACAACGTCCATATATGCACGGCTGTCGGTCAATATCTGGCGTTCACCCTTATGGCTCTCGGTTCGCCTGGAGAACGACGGGGGAATAGGCAGGAGGAACGTCTAAAAGCCatgaagaacttgaagacGTGGGCTGAGGACTTCGAATCGACATTGCGTTCTATCCCAGAAAATGAACGATCGGCGTCATCAGACTACTCACCTGGCCATGAACCTACCACCTACAAGGATGTCAATCGGTCGCCGGCCTTGCTTCGCAAGAGGACACGTCGAACAGCCGCGTGCCAGGCTGGCGAGGGGTCGTTGAGGAAGGACGACAGGCAGGAACCATCTGATGACGAGTCGGCGCCCAGGCCACCGGACACGCCTACGCCAAGCGGACGAAACACAAGACAAGGAACTAGGCGGAGCCAGCGACTAGCGTTACTGGCGTTACGGCCGcgcggaggaggaggcggcgaGCAGGGTCGGCAGGACTACTGTACGCAGAAATGTCTTGTCGGGATGGTCAAGGGTGGTTTTCTCGACCCAAAGTGCCCGAACGTGGCACTTCACGGCAAGAGCTGTGCTCCCGCCGCCCGCGCACGTCATCCTGTCGATCACAAGGAGTGGCTTCGCCTACTCTGGAAGCAGCTGAAACAGTCGCTCGACGACGGGATCAGGCCACTGGGGGAGGGTGGTGCGCGGGGTGTGGTTTTCCAAGTGACCCTACTTGCGCATGGCTACACCTTTGTCAGCAAGGGCACGGTGCGGGCTTTCATCAAAGATCTCGAGCACGAGGCTGCTGTCTACGAGCGTCTCAAACCAATCCAAGGCGTCCACGTGCCTGTTTTCCTGGGTGCCATTGACCTTGGATCGATGAACAAGACTTACTACTATGACCACCGGGCCTACGTAGTGCACATGACATTTCTGTCCTGGGGAGGCTGCAGCATCGACAGAGCACAGAGAATTGGCGACACGGACAGGCCGCTCGAAGACGAGGCCATTCGGTCGTTGAGAGCCATGCATCGAGAGGGCGTGGTCCACAAAGATGTGCGACTTGCAAACATGTTATTCAATCCTGAGACCAACAGGGTTATGGTGATCGACTTTGAACGGGCTTTGCTCCTCAAGCCGCCTCGGCGTCCGTTGGCGCAGCTGGTGCCGAACAAGCGAGCGTGGAAGTCGGAGACGATGATGGATGCCAAGAAGGTGACTGGCGATTCAAGCAGGCGAAGTCAGCCAAGTCAAAAGCTTTTCAGAGGATATTTGGTTGGCAAAGACGGCGTTCTTGGAGTGGAATGCTGA